A window of Geothrix edaphica genomic DNA:
CTTCCGGGCGTTGGCCCGTTCTAGGGCCGAGAGGACCTCGGGCTCCGGGAAGTCGTCCGACCAGACCGGCGGCATGGGATAGCCGGTGTAGCGCGGGCCAGGACGGTCGTAGCGGCGGATGAGATCGGCGAGCTGGTTCATGCCTTCACCTCGTCAAGGACGGCGGCCACCACCGCGGGGTCGGTCTCGGGCGTAAGCCCGTGGCCCAGATTGAAGATGTGGGGGTGGCCCTTCATGGCATCCACGATGGCCCGGGCCTTCCGCTTGGCCGTGTCGGCGCCTGCCAGCAGGGCCACGGGATCGAGGTTGCCCTGGAGCACCATCTTGGGGAAGCGGCGCCGGGCCTCGCTGATGGGCACCTGCCAGGGCACGGCCAGGCCCTTGCAGGGCAGGTTGTTCAATGAATCCGGCAGGTAGCCGGTGCGGGCGAAGAATAGCGTGGGCGCGGCCGTCACCTGGGAAAGCGTGCGCTCCACGGAAGGCAGGGCGAAGGTCGCGTAGTCGTCGGCGTCCAGCTCACCGGCCCAGGTGTCGAAGAGCTGCACGCCCTGGGCGCCGGCCTCGATGTGCAGGTTGAGCAGGCGGGCCGCGGCGTCCGCGAGCTTGTCCATCCACTTCTGGGCCAGCACGGGATTCTGGTGGATGAAGGCCTTGGCCTTCGCCCAGCTCTTGCTGCCCTTCCCTTCGATGCCGTAGGCCAGCAGGGTCCAGGGGGCCCCGGCGAAACCGAGCATCGTGACCTTCTCGGGCAGGTTCGCCTTCACCTTGCGGATGGCATTGCAGACCGGCTCGAAGACCTTCTCGTCCAGGGGTCGGTTGATGTCGATCTGGTCCAGTGTCTTGCCGATGCGGGGCCCGCCCTCGGGGATCGTCACCTCGCAGCCCAGGGCATCCAGGATCACCAGGATGTCGCTGAAGATGATCGCGCCATCGATCTGCGGGAACCGCCGGATGGGCTGCAGCGTCACCTCCGCGGCCAGGTCCGAGTCGTTGAGCAGCTGCTCGAACGTGACCTTGGCCCGCACCTCGCGGTACTCCGGCAGGAAGCGCCCGGCCTGGCGCATGAACCACACCGGGGGCTTGTCGAGGGCTTCGCCGTTCAGGACGCGGAGGAGGGGCTGGGTCATCACATCACCGGGTATATGTCATCACAGAAAACCACGGAGGCGCCGGCGAATCGTCCGCCCGCGCCCCGGAACATCAGGCGAAATCCTTGGCCACGGCGGCCACGGCCTGCTGGAAGTGGGCCAGCTCGGGCTCGCCGTGGGCGGCGCCGAGGAAGGCCACTTCGTAGCCGCTGGGCGGCAGGTAGACGCCCTGGCCCAGCAGGGCCTTGTGCAGGCGGTTGAAGGTGCTGATGGCCTCACCCTTCACCGCGTCGCTGCGGCGGACGCCGTCCTGGAACAGGGGCCAGAGCAGGCTGCCGTAGCGGGGGCAGTGGAGGCCGGGGATGGTCTCGAAGGCCGCGGCCCACTTGGCGGCGTTGGCTTCCAGTCCCGCGTAGAAGGCGGGCGTCAGCTTCTCCATGGTGGCGAGGCCGGCGGCCATGGCCACGGGGTTGCCCGACAGCGTGCCCGCCTGGTAGACCGGTCCGTCCGGCGCGACCACGCCCATGATGTCCTTGCGACCGCCGTAGAGGCCCACGGGCATGCCGCCGCCGATGATCTTGCCGTAGGTGGCCAGGTCCGGCGTGATGCCCAGGCGCTCCGCCGCGCCGCCGGGGGCCACGCGGAAGCCGCTGATGACCTCGTCGAAGATGAGGACCACGCCGTACTGGGTGCAGAGCTCGCGCAGGCGCTTGAGGAACTCGGGACGCTGGAGCAGCAGGCCGTTGTTGGCGGGGATGGGCTCGATGATGGCTGCGGCCAGCTCGTTCCCGATCTCCGCGAAGGTGCGCTCCAGGGTCTCCAGGTCGTCCAGCGTCACCACCGAGGTCAGTTCGGCGATGCCCTTGGGCACGCCGGCACTGGTGGGGGCGCCGAAGGTGACGAGGCCGGAACCGGCCTTCACCAGCAGGCCATCGCTGTGGCCGTGGTAGCAGCCCTCGAACTTCAGGATGCGGTCCCGGCCCGTGAAGCCGCGGGCGGCGCGCAGGGCGGACATGACGGCTTCCGTGCCCGAGGACACGAAGCGCATCTTCTCCACGAAGGGCACCATCTCCTTGATCTTGCGGGCCAGGGCCAGCTCGCGGCGGCTGGGGGCGCCGAAGGTGAGGCCCTCCTGCATGGACTCGGTCACGGCCGCCAGGATGTCGGGGTGGGCGTGGCCCAGGATCAGCGGGCCCCAGGACATGCAGAGGTCGAGGAAGCGCTGGCCGTCCTCGTCCTCGAACCAGGCGCCCGAGGCCTTCTTGAAGAACTTGGGCGTGCCGCCCACGGCCCGGAAGGCCCGCACGGGGCTGGAGACGCCACCGGGGAAGTGGGTGAGAGCTTCCTGGAAGAGGGTGTCGTTGCTCACGAGATCCAGCCTTTCTCCACGGCCTCGCGGCCGGCGTAGGTGACGATCATGTCGGCGCCGGCGCGCCGGATGGCGATGAGGTGCTCGTACATCAGCTGGTCCCCGTTCACCCAGCCGAGGCGGTCGGCGGCCTTGACGCTGCTGAACTCGCTGGACACGTGGTAGGCGCAGATGGGCGCCAGCGTGGCCTGGCGGAGGCGCCAGATGAGGTCCAGGTTCGGCAGGGCGGGCTTGACCATGAGCATGTCCGCGCCCTCCTCGATGTCGAGCAGCGCGTCGCGCAGGCCTTCGCGGGCGTTGCGGGGGTCCATCTGGTAGGTCTTGCGGTCGCCGAACTTGGGGCTGCTGTGGGCGGCCTCGCGGAAGGGTCCGTAGTAGGCGCCGGAGTGCTTGATGGCGTAGCAGAGGATGCTGGTCTGGGTGAAGCCGTTCTTGTCCAGGAGCTCGCGGATGGCGCCGGCCCGGCCGTCCATCATGTCGCTGGGGGAGGCCACGTCGGCGCCCGCCTCGGCGTGCCGAAGGGCCATCTCCGCCAGGATGGGCAGGGTCTCGTCGTTCTGCACCACGCCGTTCTCGTCCACCAGGCCACAGTGGCCATGGCTGGTGCAGCCGCAGAGGCAGACGTCCGTCATGACGATGAGGTCCGAGCCGAAGGCCTTCTTCAGCGCCTTCACGGCCACGGGCACCACGCCGTTGTGGTCGCAGGCGTAGCGGGCATCGGGCGTCTTGGAGGTATCGTCCGGCACACCGAAGAGCAGCACACTGGAGAGGCCCTTCTTCAGGTCCTTCTCCACCTGGCGCAGCGTCTCCTCCACGCCGGCGTTGACGATGCCCGGCATGCTGGCGATCTCGGTGCTGCCGGCCTGGGGCACCACGAAGTGGGGCTGGATGAGATGGCGCGGGCGGAGGTCCGTTTCGGCGACCAGGTTGCGCATGGCGGCGCTGGTGCGGAGGCGGCGGGAGCGGTTCAGCATGGGGACTCCTCCTTGTTCAGGTGTTGCGCGAGCATGGCCCAGAGCAGGCCGGGCTTCGGTTCGCAGTAGGCGTGGGCGGGCGCCCCGGCCCGCGCGAAGGCCTGGGCCGTGGCCTCGCCCCAGGCGAAGCGCTGCACGGCATGGGCGATGGGAGCCAGGATCTCCGCCTGCAGCGGGCTCAGGGCCAGGACCCCCTCCACCTCTGGCAGGGCCGGGAAGGGATCCTGCGCGACCTCGCGGTGGGTCACCCAGGGGTGGATCCGCCAGTCCGTCCCCCTGGCCACCACCTCGAGGAACTCCCGGCTCCGCTCGCCCCGGGCCAGGATGAAGTCGCCACCCCCGGGATACCGGGTCTGCAGAAGGCTCCAAAGTGCCTCGGCCCTGGCTTCGGCGGGAAGATGGATCTCCAGGTCCTCGCGGCCCAGCGCATCCGCCGTACCGGCGCCCTGGAGCAGGCAGACCATCCCACCCGGGAGGGCGGGGGCCGCCACCTTGGCCCCAGCCGGGCTCAGGGCCACGAAGGCGCTGACAGCCTCGAAAGGCATCGGGGGCGGGTTGGAGGTGATCTTGAGGCTGGTGAACGCGTACGGCACAGGCTCCCAGCCCGCCTTGCGCGCGGTGTCCGCCAGCGGGTGCTGGGCGGGCCGGGCCAGGGCCAGGCGCGGGAGCGGAACCGCCGCGGTCATGAGAGGCCGATGCCCTGGAGGACGGTCTTCAGGAGGAGAGCGTCATCCGTGCCCCGGGCCTCGGCCCGGCGGAGTTCCCCATCTGGCGCATAGGCCGCCCGAAGCAGCAGGCTGCCGTCCGCTTGGGGGGTTGCCAGGGCGCCCAGGGGCTGCTGGCAGCCCCCGCCGATGCCGGCCAGCACCCGGCGCTCGAGGGTGACGCAGCGGGCGGTCATGGTGTCGTGGAGTTCTGCCAGGGCCTCGATCAGGTCGGGACGGTCCGCCCGCGCCTCCGCCAGGAGAGCCCCCTGCCCTGGTGCCGAGGGCAGCTCTTCCGGCGTCAGGGGCCGCACGGTGAGGCCCGCCAGGTCCAGCCCCAGGCGCTTCAAGCCCGCGGCGGCCAGCAGGGTCGCGTGGAGGGGCGCCTCGCGCAGGACCCCATCCCTCACCCGCTGGAGGCGGGTCTGCACGTTGCCGCGGATCCAGGTGAAGCGGGCCTTGGGGAACAGCTGGCTCAGGACCCGCTCCCGGCGCACGGCGCTGGTGCCGATGGTGAGGTCCTCGGGCGCGTCGGGGCGCATCACCAGCCAGTCGGAGGGATCCTCCCGCTTGGGGATGCAGGCCGAGACGATGCCCGCGGGCCGCTCCAGGGACACGTCCTTGAGGCTGTGGATGAGGAGGTCGGCGGCCCCCGCAGCCATGGCGTCTTCCAGTTCCTTGGTGAAGAACCCGCCGCCCACCTGCTTGTCCAGGGGCCCTTGCAGCCACTGGTCGCCGGAGGTGGAGAACTTGCGCCACGAGACCTCGTAGCCCTTCGATTCCAGGAACCTCACCAGGGGCTCGGCCTGGCCCACGGCCAGAGCGGATCCGCGGGTGGCGACGGTCACGTGCTTCATGGCTGGTCCGCCTCTGCATTCGGGGTGGGTTTGGGGTGGGTCTGGATCAGGGCCCGGAAGGCCAGGGTACGGCCGCGGGTCAGGATCTCCTTGAGGGCCTCGCGCTGGGCCTCGTCCAGCCCCTGCATGGAGTCCTCCAGCGCCTTCACCTCGGCCTCCAGGGCGCCCCAGGCCGAATCCAGGCGCTCCTGGGCGCTGGCCAGGTGGCGCTTGTGGCCCCGGGCATGGGCCCGGTGGCGCAGCCGGCCGGCGGCGCCCACGAGGAAGGCCTCGGCCTTGGTGGCCGCCTCGGCCCGCTGGGCCCGCGCCGTGGCGGTCTGGGCCAGAAAGGCGGAGAGGTCCACGCGGTGGACCCAGGGCAGCTGCTCGAGGCCGGGCTCAGAATCCGGGGGCAGGGCCAGGTCGAGGATGCGGAGGATGGGGCGCTTGAGGGTCTGCCAGGCATCCAGGGTGAAGATCGGTTCCGGAGCGGCGGTGGCGCTCACGATGGCCTGGAAGCCGGCGGGGTCCCGCTGGAGCTGGGGCAGGTCCACCACCGCAAGGCCCAGGGGATCCGCCAGGTCGTGGGCCTTGCCCTTGGTGCGGTTGGCCACGGAGACCTTGAAGCCGCGCTCCGGCAGGCGCTCGGCCAGGTACTGGGTCATGGGGCCGACGCCCACCAGCGCGATGGAGGAGCCTTCCGGAAGCCCCTCGCACAGATGCTTGAGGGCCACCGTGGCGACGCTGACGTTCCCGTCGGCCAGCCCCAGCCGCGCCCGCAGGCGCTGCCCCTCCCGGATCACGTCCTCGAAGACAGCCTGGGCCTCGTCACCGGCCACGCCCACCTGGCGGGCCGCTTCGAGGGCATCCTTCATCTGTCCGGGGATTTCCCGGTCTCCCAGGTTGGCGGATTCCAGGCCGGCGGACATGGCCAGCAGGTGCACCCAGGCCTCTTCCCCTTCGTAGCGGCGAACGCCCGGCCCGGGGTTCAGGGATCCGGGGTCGCCACCCCAGACCATCCAGAGCACCCGCTGGCAGGTGGCCAGGTAGACGAGCTCCCGCGCGCCGGAAGCACGCTGCCACTCCCGGAGGCGCGCGGGCACGCCGTCCCGGACCACGTGCTGGGCCACCAGGTCCAGGTCGTGGATGGGAGCGTGGAAGCTGAGGAGAACGGGTTCCATATCGGATCCGATTGTCAATTGGCCCGGAGAGGGCAAGGTCATCAGTTCGTCATGCGACCGGGAACGTGGCGGTCATCACAATCAAGTCAGCTTGGGAACAGCGCCTCCAGGGCGCCCCAGTCCCACTCCGCCGCCGGCGCCACCGAGCCCTCCCGGAGGGCCTGCTGGGTGAGCCAGGCGTCGTAGATCACCAGGGCGCACATGGCTTCGGCCACGGGCACGATGCGCGGGGCGATGCAGGGATCGTGGCGCCCCCTGGTGGAGATGTCGGCGGCATGCCCTTCGCGGTCGATGGTCTTCTGGACCTTGGAGATCGAGCTGGTGGGCTTGACCGCCAGGCGCACCACCACGGGGGCGCCGGTGCTGATCCCCCCCAGGGTGCCGCCCGCGTCGTTCTTGAGGGGCCCTTCGGGGCCCAGTGGATCGTTGTTCTCGCTGCCGCGCCGTCGGGCACTCTCGAAGCCCGCCCCCAGTTCCACGCCCTTCACGGCGCCGATGGACATGCAGGCCAGGGCCAGCAGGCCATCCAGCTTGCCGAAGGCCGGATCACCCAGTCCCACAGGCAGGCCCTCGATCCACACCTCGCAGACCCCCCCCACGCTGTCGCCTTCGGCCAGGGCGGATTCCACGGCCGAGCGCTGGGCCGGGAAGGTTCCGGGATCCGCCACCCGGAGCGGATTGGCTTCCACGAAGCTCCAATCCACCACGGTGCCGGCGATGCCGGCGATCTCCCGGTTGAACCCACGCACCGTCACACCCAGGTCGACGAGCTGCTGCTTGGCCCAGGCGCCGGCCGCCACCCGCGCCAAAGTTTCCCGGCCGCTGCTGCGTCCGCCGCCCCGGGGGTCGCGGATCCCGTACTTGCGGTCATAGGTGAGGTCCGCATGGCCGGGCCGAAAGAGGTTTGTGATGGCCTTGTAGTCGCCGCTCCGCTGGTTCTGGTTGAACACCGCCAGCGCGATGGGATGGCCCGTGGTCCGGCCCTCGAAGACGCCGCTGAGTACCTGTACCCGATCCCCCTCGTTCCGCGGCGTCACCAGGTCCGACTGGCCCGGGCGCCGCCGATCCAGCTCCTTCTGGATGGCCTCCAGGTCGAAGGGCAGCCCCGGTTTCACGCCATCCATCACCACGCCCACCGCGGCCCCGTGGCTTTCGCCGAAGGTGAGGATGCGGAAGGCGCGGCCGAAAGAGGATGGGGAATCGAAGAGCATCGTTTTCATAATACCGGTACCGTCCGCCCCCATGGATATTGTAGATACAGCGACCCTGATGGGTATATCAACCCGCACCTTCCGCCAGCCGTCGCCGCTCGTGCCTATATCGCTCGGATGCTTGAAAGCGAAACCCGCATGAGTCGCATCATCCGGATGGAAAATGATGCAGGTCCAAGACACACCGAGGATTTGGCCTGCCATAAGAACCAGAGGCTGGCCGCCGAGCCCGGCCGAAGTTGTTCCAGATGCTGCATGAGCGTGGCCTCATCGGGACTGAGGTCGTGGTCTTGGACGCGCCTGAGAAGGGGGGGAAGAGAATCGAGGCGACCTTCTCCGGTTCGATGCGGCAGGAGTGTCGGACGTACATCATGCATCGTGTCCCTGACCTAGTTCTTCGTCTTGTTCAGGGCTGACTAGGGAAGCCTGGACCAGGTCCATCCCAGCTCGGTGAACCAGCGGAATCCAATACCAGCCAATCCTTGCTCATTCAGGACGGCGGATTGCCGCTGGGTGCTGAACCCCAACCGCAGTAGCCTTCCCGAGGGTCCGTGCTGCTCGACCACCGTTTGAAGCCCGCTGAATCGATTGCGCACCGGCGCCTTACCAGGATGATCCAGCAACCAATCTGTAAGCACATCCCGAAAGGGGCGGTCCCCTGCGTGCAGCCAGAGAAGGACTCGCCATTCTTGCGTCGGGCACCAATGTACGTGAATGGTTCCGTAGCGGGCCTCTCCGCCGAGAGCGGACCCGAGAGCATCGCCTTCGAAATAGAATCCGGATTTATAATCCCAGTGAGTGAAGGATCTGTGCCCCCCTTCCACACCCCGGTTGTCGAACTGGCTGCGGGCATTGACGGTATCGATGTATTCCAGTCCAACCTTCCAGCGCGGCCAATCCATGAGGATCCCGATGGTGTCGTTGGGGACCTGGGGGCTGGGTGCGGTATATCGATAAGTGCGATGCCAGATGTTCGAGGGCGAGATATTCACCAGCGCCCTCCAGTCCGCATTCAGATCCTTTCCAAGATAGTATCCCGGCCGGTGGGCGATCAGCCCGAAGGTGACATTGTTCACAGCCTTTGATCCCCGGCTGACGTACAAGCGAACATCCCGGGCCCGCAGCATATCTTCGAGAAAGGTAAACCGGATCCGCATTCCCACATCGGAATTGGACGCGCTTCTGGCCTTCCTGTTCTTCAAGCCTGATTGAGGCTGGCTCATGTCGGAACCATTTTCGATGAGGGTGTCTTTGCCCCCGGTCATGGCCGTCAGGTAGTCCCCTAGGCCATAGCCGCGAGTGATGTCGACACCATCCTCGATGCCTCCAAATAAATTAATCCAGTTCAGGTAGAACTCTACATTGTCACCGAAGACGGCTTCTGCACGAAAACCTGAGAGAAAGGGGCGTTGGGGATCTCCCGTTTTTGCGATGAAACGGCTGCGATAGGAGGGGTCCTGCAGGTTCTCTGGCAGCTTCCTTTGGTTTTCCAGGCGCCCGACGAAAAATTCACCCCTCCATCTGCCCAAAGGCACGGAGAACCAACATCGCGGTGCCATGGGGCTTGTCAAGTGAAGCTTAGGGAAGGCCCGGCCGGCTTCCCCCAACAGGTAGCCACCATTCAACCCGTAGCCCCATACGATTGGCTCCTGTTCCAGGGAATAGCGCCAACCACCCG
This region includes:
- the aroC gene encoding chorismate synthase, whose amino-acid sequence is MKTMLFDSPSSFGRAFRILTFGESHGAAVGVVMDGVKPGLPFDLEAIQKELDRRRPGQSDLVTPRNEGDRVQVLSGVFEGRTTGHPIALAVFNQNQRSGDYKAITNLFRPGHADLTYDRKYGIRDPRGGGRSSGRETLARVAAGAWAKQQLVDLGVTVRGFNREIAGIAGTVVDWSFVEANPLRVADPGTFPAQRSAVESALAEGDSVGGVCEVWIEGLPVGLGDPAFGKLDGLLALACMSIGAVKGVELGAGFESARRRGSENNDPLGPEGPLKNDAGGTLGGISTGAPVVVRLAVKPTSSISKVQKTIDREGHAADISTRGRHDPCIAPRIVPVAEAMCALVIYDAWLTQQALREGSVAPAAEWDWGALEALFPS
- the hemB gene encoding porphobilinogen synthase — encoded protein: MLNRSRRLRTSAAMRNLVAETDLRPRHLIQPHFVVPQAGSTEIASMPGIVNAGVEETLRQVEKDLKKGLSSVLLFGVPDDTSKTPDARYACDHNGVVPVAVKALKKAFGSDLIVMTDVCLCGCTSHGHCGLVDENGVVQNDETLPILAEMALRHAEAGADVASPSDMMDGRAGAIRELLDKNGFTQTSILCYAIKHSGAYYGPFREAAHSSPKFGDRKTYQMDPRNAREGLRDALLDIEEGADMLMVKPALPNLDLIWRLRQATLAPICAYHVSSEFSSVKAADRLGWVNGDQLMYEHLIAIRRAGADMIVTYAGREAVEKGWIS
- the hemC gene encoding hydroxymethylbilane synthase codes for the protein MKHVTVATRGSALAVGQAEPLVRFLESKGYEVSWRKFSTSGDQWLQGPLDKQVGGGFFTKELEDAMAAGAADLLIHSLKDVSLERPAGIVSACIPKREDPSDWLVMRPDAPEDLTIGTSAVRRERVLSQLFPKARFTWIRGNVQTRLQRVRDGVLREAPLHATLLAAAGLKRLGLDLAGLTVRPLTPEELPSAPGQGALLAEARADRPDLIEALAELHDTMTARCVTLERRVLAGIGGGCQQPLGALATPQADGSLLLRAAYAPDGELRRAEARGTDDALLLKTVLQGIGLS
- the hemE gene encoding uroporphyrinogen decarboxylase, whose translation is MTQPLLRVLNGEALDKPPVWFMRQAGRFLPEYREVRAKVTFEQLLNDSDLAAEVTLQPIRRFPQIDGAIIFSDILVILDALGCEVTIPEGGPRIGKTLDQIDINRPLDEKVFEPVCNAIRKVKANLPEKVTMLGFAGAPWTLLAYGIEGKGSKSWAKAKAFIHQNPVLAQKWMDKLADAAARLLNLHIEAGAQGVQLFDTWAGELDADDYATFALPSVERTLSQVTAAPTLFFARTGYLPDSLNNLPCKGLAVPWQVPISEARRRFPKMVLQGNLDPVALLAGADTAKRKARAIVDAMKGHPHIFNLGHGLTPETDPAVVAAVLDEVKA
- a CDS encoding NAD(P)-binding domain-containing protein, coding for MEPVLLSFHAPIHDLDLVAQHVVRDGVPARLREWQRASGARELVYLATCQRVLWMVWGGDPGSLNPGPGVRRYEGEEAWVHLLAMSAGLESANLGDREIPGQMKDALEAARQVGVAGDEAQAVFEDVIREGQRLRARLGLADGNVSVATVALKHLCEGLPEGSSIALVGVGPMTQYLAERLPERGFKVSVANRTKGKAHDLADPLGLAVVDLPQLQRDPAGFQAIVSATAAPEPIFTLDAWQTLKRPILRILDLALPPDSEPGLEQLPWVHRVDLSAFLAQTATARAQRAEAATKAEAFLVGAAGRLRHRAHARGHKRHLASAQERLDSAWGALEAEVKALEDSMQGLDEAQREALKEILTRGRTLAFRALIQTHPKPTPNAEADQP
- a CDS encoding capsule assembly Wzi family protein, with the protein product MKKRSRRLFTCLMDLFACGVLHAQVVPGWSGAVPLGADQPGGGWLGASLWSADKHGPPAPFVQSLGLGNALTGNGASFSVGWKAGAWDLALRTIAFRSADGSGRLELDRGHIQFQSSGGWRYSLEQEPIVWGYGLNGGYLLGEAGRAFPKLHLTSPMAPRCWFSVPLGRWRGEFFVGRLENQRKLPENLQDPSYRSRFIAKTGDPQRPFLSGFRAEAVFGDNVEFYLNWINLFGGIEDGVDITRGYGLGDYLTAMTGGKDTLIENGSDMSQPQSGLKNRKARSASNSDVGMRIRFTFLEDMLRARDVRLYVSRGSKAVNNVTFGLIAHRPGYYLGKDLNADWRALVNISPSNIWHRTYRYTAPSPQVPNDTIGILMDWPRWKVGLEYIDTVNARSQFDNRGVEGGHRSFTHWDYKSGFYFEGDALGSALGGEARYGTIHVHWCPTQEWRVLLWLHAGDRPFRDVLTDWLLDHPGKAPVRNRFSGLQTVVEQHGPSGRLLRLGFSTQRQSAVLNEQGLAGIGFRWFTELGWTWSRLP
- a CDS encoding uroporphyrinogen-III synthase — encoded protein: MTAAVPLPRLALARPAQHPLADTARKAGWEPVPYAFTSLKITSNPPPMPFEAVSAFVALSPAGAKVAAPALPGGMVCLLQGAGTADALGREDLEIHLPAEARAEALWSLLQTRYPGGGDFILARGERSREFLEVVARGTDWRIHPWVTHREVAQDPFPALPEVEGVLALSPLQAEILAPIAHAVQRFAWGEATAQAFARAGAPAHAYCEPKPGLLWAMLAQHLNKEESPC
- the hemL gene encoding glutamate-1-semialdehyde 2,1-aminomutase codes for the protein MSNDTLFQEALTHFPGGVSSPVRAFRAVGGTPKFFKKASGAWFEDEDGQRFLDLCMSWGPLILGHAHPDILAAVTESMQEGLTFGAPSRRELALARKIKEMVPFVEKMRFVSSGTEAVMSALRAARGFTGRDRILKFEGCYHGHSDGLLVKAGSGLVTFGAPTSAGVPKGIAELTSVVTLDDLETLERTFAEIGNELAAAIIEPIPANNGLLLQRPEFLKRLRELCTQYGVVLIFDEVISGFRVAPGGAAERLGITPDLATYGKIIGGGMPVGLYGGRKDIMGVVAPDGPVYQAGTLSGNPVAMAAGLATMEKLTPAFYAGLEANAAKWAAAFETIPGLHCPRYGSLLWPLFQDGVRRSDAVKGEAISTFNRLHKALLGQGVYLPPSGYEVAFLGAAHGEPELAHFQQAVAAVAKDFA